A genomic region of Sander vitreus isolate 19-12246 chromosome 11, sanVit1, whole genome shotgun sequence contains the following coding sequences:
- the LOC144526063 gene encoding twist-related protein 2-like produces MEEGSSSPVSPVDSLVTSEEELDRRQKRFAGKRRQSKKSSEDSSGGSSPGPVKRVKKASPSSNQSYEELQNQRVLANVRERQRTQSLNEAFASLRKIIPTLPSDKLSKIQTLKLASRYIDFLCQVLQSDEMDNKMSSCSYVAHERLSYAFSVWRMEGAWSMSASH; encoded by the coding sequence ATGGAAGAGGGCTCCAGTTCTCCGGTCTCCCCTGTGGATAGTCTGGTGACCAGCGAGGAGGAGCTGGACAGACGGCAGAAACGCTTCGCGGGGAAGAGGAGACAAAGCAAAAAGTCCAGCGAGGACAGCAGCGGCGGCAGCAGCCCGGGTCCGGTTAAACGGGTTAAAAAGGCGAGTCCGAGCAGCAATCAGTCGTACGAGGAGCTGCAGAACCAGCGGGTCCTGGCCAACGTCCGGGAGAGGCAACGGACTCAGTCTCTGAACGAGGCCTTTGCGTCTTTGCGCAAAATTATCCCCACGCTGCCCTCGGACAAACTCAGCAAGATACAGACGCTGAAGCTCGCCTCCAGATACATTGATTTTCTCTGTCAGGTGCTGCAGAGCGACGAGATGGACAACAAGATGTCCAGCTGCAGCTATGTTGCGCACGAAAGACTCAGTTATGCATTCTCCGTGTGGAGGATGGAGGGCGCTTGGTCTATGTCAGCATCACACTAG